CTTTTTCCGGGAGAGAATCTCGGTTCGTTCTTTCAGGTACTCCGGGGGTATTTCACGGTCGAAAAGGCTCTTCCCGTACCGTGCATATATCGGGCAGGCGCGGCAGTGTGACAATTCATCCAGTTTCGTGCATGTCTTGTTGCCATAAACGCCTGTCTCTTCCCAGCACAGTTCACTCGCATTTTTACTGATAGTGGCGGGAACGGTGTCGTTCGGACTTGAGTTCGTATATGGAGCGGAATGCGCTATTATCTTTTTGGCAGGAATTTTTTTGTCGGATGTGCTTTGAACCTTGGTTGTTCCGGTCGTTGTTTTCAGATGTTTTTTCTCGGCAGCCGGTTTCTTGGCAGGTATTGTTTTTTGAAGGGCGAACGATCTCGAATGATGCACTGACTCATAGCCGGTATCCTTATAGAGAAACAGCTCGGCGCTCCCGACGAAGAGCAGACCGCCCGGAAGAAGGAGACGGTTTATGGTCGCAAGCACTGTTTCCCGCGCTTTATCCGTGAGATAAATCATGAAATTCCTGCAGAATATTATCTCGTACGGCCTGTTGCCTGCAAGATAATCCGGGTGAACAAGATTGTCACGGTGGAAGCGCACAAGCCCCGTAATCGAGTCATCGAGTTTATACTTCTGATCGATCCTGCCGAAGTAACGGTCGCGAAAATCCTCTGTTTTACCGCGGAATGACTCTCTGCCGTAGAGACCGCCCGCCGCTTTTTCCAGTCCCTCTTTGCTGATGTCGACCGCATCGATGGTGAATGCATCCCCGGACAGGCCTGCATCGATGAGGGTCATGGCTATCGAATATGGTTCCTCTCCGGTGGAACAGGCGGCCGAAAGTATCCGCAGTACCTTTCCCTGCCGTGCGGGCAGCCAGTTCTCACGGACATGGTTGCTGAGGTAACGGAAGGGTTCCGCGTCGCGGAAGAACCATGTCTCATGGACAACCGCCTGCTCGATCAGACGGTCGAGTTCTTCCGGTGATGTGTCGAGGATTTCCCTGTACCGGAGAGCGGAAGTGATACCGAGACGCTTCATCTCGTCGGAAACCACACGATCCATGAATTTTTCGCCGAGCGATTCTATATTCAGCCCGATAGTGTCCTGAAGCAGTTTCTCGATTACCATGAACTCCATGGTTTGCTCCGACAGATTATGATAGTATATAATGCAATAAAACAGCCCTCATATTCCCCGGGGGCCGTTTTCCGGTTCAAGCCGGCTGTACTGTGCTATTTATTTACAAACAGTATCTGCTGAAGGGATTCCGGTAACAGTTTCATCGGATCGATCAGTTGAATCATACCGTCGGTATCGGTGGTAATCGTGCCGAGATATGGTGTATTGTCCGATTCGACGCCGGGAGAATGAAAATCAGCTTCGGAAAACATCATCGTATCGGTGACTTTTTCAGCAAGAAGGCCGAGAATATGAAGCTCCTTATCTGAACCCGTGCAATAGACCAGTATGATCCGGGTGCTGAGGAGAGGCTTTGACCGGGAGCCGGCAAGGAGCACAGTCAGATCGATCACCGGCACTATCGAGCCGCGATACTTGAACAGTCCTGCAATATAGTCCGGCGAGCGGGGGATTTTTTTGAAACGGACCATCGATACGACTTCGATAATCTGACGAACATCGATGCCGTATCGTTCTTTTTCGCATGTGAACATGAGTAGAAGCATAGCATGTCATTCGTGCCGGTTTCTCAGTCGTTTTGCGAGAAACGTGACACCTCCTGTAAATTCTCCACAGCTTCGGTCAACTGATCGGTTACTTCTTTAAATTCGATGAGCGAATCACGAACCTGGATGGCTGTAATATTAA
The bacterium genome window above contains:
- a CDS encoding chemotaxis protein CheW; its protein translation is MEFMVIEKLLQDTIGLNIESLGEKFMDRVVSDEMKRLGITSALRYREILDTSPEELDRLIEQAVVHETWFFRDAEPFRYLSNHVRENWLPARQGKVLRILSAACSTGEEPYSIAMTLIDAGLSGDAFTIDAVDISKEGLEKAAGGLYGRESFRGKTEDFRDRYFGRIDQKYKLDDSITGLVRFHRDNLVHPDYLAGNRPYEIIFCRNFMIYLTDKARETVLATINRLLLPGGLLFVGSAELFLYKDTGYESVHHSRSFALQKTIPAKKPAAEKKHLKTTTGTTKVQSTSDKKIPAKKIIAHSAPYTNSSPNDTVPATISKNASELCWEETGVYGNKTCTKLDELSHCRACPIYARYGKSLFDREIPPEYLKERTEILSRKKRTEIPGTDSVVVFRISDEWLALRIAYFEEVNNTRPVHSVPFRTNSIFRGLVNINGELIPCVSIETILGIPAGDGAHSTENVMKRMAVVEKNGERFVFSVNEVLGVRRITPDDLTKTPATISKSSHGLTGGLFTIDERTVGLLDEDRFFDSLQESIIR
- a CDS encoding chemotaxis protein CheW; protein product: MLLLMFTCEKERYGIDVRQIIEVVSMVRFKKIPRSPDYIAGLFKYRGSIVPVIDLTVLLAGSRSKPLLSTRIILVYCTGSDKELHILGLLAEKVTDTMMFSEADFHSPGVESDNTPYLGTITTDTDGMIQLIDPMKLLPESLQQILFVNK